In the genome of Desulfotignum phosphitoxidans DSM 13687, one region contains:
- a CDS encoding 4Fe-4S dicluster domain-containing protein, with protein sequence MKQVIVNPEKCVGCMQCMLACAVAHSRSESLFAAVQETPKPRARVHVGAGMFNQGFPNRCRHCDPAPCQLACLTGAIFRDAATHTVFVNPDRCINCASCAMACPYGVLRFHEHAAAPPGKTVAVKCDNCDARVARGQIPACVEVCKTGALVYDEITHAMNEKTRQVARTMSADAAAQGLPDTVALYNTLKQAAVKAGAAIRR encoded by the coding sequence ATGAAACAAGTCATTGTCAATCCGGAGAAATGCGTGGGATGCATGCAGTGCATGCTGGCCTGCGCCGTGGCGCATTCAAGATCCGAATCCCTGTTTGCCGCGGTGCAGGAAACCCCGAAGCCCCGGGCCCGGGTGCATGTGGGGGCCGGGATGTTCAACCAGGGATTTCCCAACCGGTGCCGCCACTGTGATCCGGCGCCCTGCCAGCTGGCCTGCCTGACCGGGGCCATCTTTCGAGATGCCGCCACACACACGGTATTCGTCAATCCGGACCGGTGCATCAACTGTGCATCGTGTGCCATGGCCTGCCCGTACGGGGTTCTGCGGTTTCATGAACACGCCGCCGCGCCGCCGGGAAAAACCGTGGCCGTGAAATGTGACAACTGCGATGCCCGGGTTGCCCGGGGACAAATCCCGGCCTGTGTCGAGGTCTGCAAGACCGGGGCCCTGGTGTATGATGAGATCACGCATGCCATGAATGAAAAAACCCGGCAGGTGGCCCGGACCATGTCGGCCGATGCCGCCGCCCAGGGCCTGCCGGATACGGTGGCTCTTTACAACACCCTGAAACAGGCCGCCGTAAAGGCTGGTGCAGCAATAAGGAGGTGA
- the cooS gene encoding anaerobic carbon-monoxide dehydrogenase catalytic subunit has translation MIDPRTDVSITSDGNLLFDKAVKDNVETVWHRHEAQQPQCGFCDMGLSCRICIMGPCRVDPFGQGPQTGVCGADADIIVARNLCRMIAAGAASHSDHGRDLVEVLEAVSKGEAPGYKIRSEEKLRRVAREYGIQTEGKDVLTVAGELADAMMEDYGMRRKSVTLVNRAPEKRRKVWEKAGITPRGIDRETSEMMHRTHMGVDNDWVSLLTQGLRNALSDGWGGSMIATEVSDILFGVPAPKPTMVNAGVLKKGQVNIVVHGHNPVVSEMVSKACISEEMLALAKAKGAAGINLVGVCCTGNELLMRRGIAMAGNHLMTELILSTGAVDMMIVDYQCIMPSIGKAAACYHTKMISTSDKARFPGMEHHEFHPDNAEEKAKTLVKAAIENFGNRKQVYIPVAPQEAVGGFSIETILGALGGTPAPLIDAIKAGKIRGAVGVVGCNNPKIKHDYGHVTLIKKLIENDILVVDTGCVSVASAKAGFKVPSAIEMAGPGLKEICGALGIPPVLHLGSCVDNVRILVLVSALADALGVDISDLPVAGSAPEWYSEKAVTIGVYCVASGITTHLGPMPPVTGSMNVVKLLTEGLNDVVGATFGVEPDPEKAAVFLIRVIEKKRKALGLDSRTV, from the coding sequence ATGATTGATCCCAGAACCGATGTTTCGATTACCAGCGATGGAAATCTGTTATTTGACAAAGCCGTCAAAGACAACGTGGAAACCGTGTGGCACCGTCACGAAGCCCAGCAGCCCCAGTGCGGTTTCTGCGACATGGGACTGTCCTGCAGAATCTGCATCATGGGACCCTGCCGGGTGGATCCCTTCGGCCAGGGGCCCCAGACAGGGGTCTGCGGTGCAGATGCCGACATCATCGTGGCCCGGAACCTGTGCCGCATGATTGCCGCCGGGGCTGCCTCTCATTCCGATCACGGCCGGGATCTGGTGGAAGTGCTGGAAGCGGTTTCCAAAGGCGAGGCCCCCGGGTACAAGATCCGCAGTGAGGAAAAACTCAGACGGGTGGCCAGGGAATACGGTATTCAAACCGAAGGAAAAGACGTCCTAACCGTTGCCGGAGAGCTGGCCGATGCCATGATGGAAGATTACGGCATGCGCCGGAAATCCGTGACCCTGGTCAACCGGGCACCTGAAAAGCGCCGCAAAGTCTGGGAAAAAGCCGGTATCACCCCCAGAGGCATTGACCGGGAAACCTCGGAAATGATGCACCGCACCCATATGGGCGTGGACAACGACTGGGTCAGCCTGTTGACCCAGGGGCTGCGCAATGCCCTGTCCGACGGGTGGGGCGGGTCCATGATCGCCACGGAAGTGTCGGACATCCTGTTCGGGGTGCCGGCCCCCAAACCCACCATGGTCAATGCCGGTGTTTTGAAAAAAGGCCAGGTCAATATCGTGGTTCACGGTCACAATCCCGTGGTGTCGGAAATGGTTTCCAAAGCCTGTATTTCCGAGGAAATGCTGGCCCTTGCCAAGGCAAAGGGCGCTGCGGGCATCAATCTTGTCGGTGTCTGCTGCACGGGCAATGAACTGCTCATGCGCCGGGGCATTGCCATGGCTGGAAACCATCTCATGACCGAACTGATTCTGAGCACCGGGGCTGTGGACATGATGATCGTGGATTACCAGTGCATCATGCCGTCCATCGGCAAAGCAGCGGCCTGCTATCATACAAAAATGATCAGCACATCGGACAAGGCCCGGTTTCCGGGCATGGAACACCATGAATTCCACCCGGACAATGCCGAAGAAAAAGCCAAAACCCTGGTGAAAGCGGCCATTGAAAATTTCGGCAACCGCAAACAGGTCTACATTCCGGTGGCGCCCCAGGAAGCGGTGGGCGGGTTTTCCATTGAAACCATTCTGGGGGCCCTGGGCGGGACGCCAGCGCCGTTGATCGATGCCATCAAAGCCGGAAAGATCCGGGGAGCTGTCGGCGTTGTGGGGTGCAACAACCCCAAAATCAAGCATGATTACGGCCATGTCACATTGATCAAAAAACTGATCGAAAATGATATCCTGGTGGTGGACACGGGATGTGTGTCCGTGGCCAGTGCCAAGGCCGGATTCAAGGTGCCTTCCGCCATTGAGATGGCAGGCCCGGGGTTAAAGGAAATCTGCGGCGCTTTAGGCATTCCCCCGGTGCTTCACTTAGGTTCCTGTGTGGACAATGTGCGGATCCTGGTGCTGGTCTCGGCTCTGGCCGATGCCCTGGGCGTGGATATCAGTGATCTGCCCGTGGCCGGTTCCGCACCGGAATGGTATTCGGAAAAAGCCGTGACCATCGGGGTTTACTGTGTGGCTTCCGGCATCACCACCCACTTAGGCCCCATGCCGCCGGTCACCGGGTCCATGAATGTGGTCAAACTGCTGACGGAAGGGTTGAACGATGTGGTGGGGGCCACGTTCGGTGTTGAACCGGACCCGGAAAAAGCGGCTGTGTTTCTGATCCGGGTGATCGAGAAAAAGCGCAAAGCCCTGGGGCTGGACAGCCGCACGGTGTAA
- a CDS encoding glycine cleavage system protein H: MRSQKQNHEVKGFQVVEDACIWMKAGIVPFKMCDNVYDCRTCPFDKAMQKKMTAIRHLESRGDGTALAEKLRTIYKWHPRPCRHVLTGRVDGPRTCVLNYECYHCEYDQMLDEEDLNGFSRKPAFSLAAGYRLARGYYYHKGHTWARFGHGGRVTVGFDEFLVKLFGIPSTISIPPIGTGVKKDHAAVSFSRRDKSATALSPVTGTVLAVNTKAQAHPEIVHQDPYHDGWLCILEPNMPKRNHKGLFYEKESLEWTDGESQRLLSMIGPEYMDLAATGGEPIDDVYGSFPEIAWETLAEKFLGT; encoded by the coding sequence ATGAGATCCCAAAAACAGAACCATGAGGTAAAAGGGTTCCAGGTCGTTGAAGACGCGTGTATCTGGATGAAAGCAGGCATTGTGCCGTTTAAAATGTGCGACAATGTGTATGACTGCCGGACCTGTCCGTTTGACAAGGCCATGCAGAAAAAAATGACGGCCATCCGGCATCTGGAATCCCGGGGTGACGGCACCGCCCTGGCGGAAAAATTACGGACCATTTACAAATGGCATCCCCGCCCCTGCCGGCATGTGCTCACGGGCCGCGTGGATGGCCCCAGAACCTGTGTGCTGAACTATGAATGCTATCATTGTGAGTATGACCAGATGCTGGATGAGGAAGACCTGAACGGTTTCAGCAGAAAACCGGCATTTTCACTGGCGGCCGGGTACCGCCTGGCCCGGGGTTATTACTATCACAAGGGACACACCTGGGCACGATTCGGCCATGGCGGACGGGTGACGGTCGGGTTTGATGAATTTCTGGTCAAACTGTTCGGCATTCCTTCAACCATTTCGATTCCGCCCATTGGCACGGGGGTGAAAAAAGATCATGCAGCCGTGTCATTTTCCCGCCGGGACAAGTCAGCCACGGCCCTGTCTCCCGTCACAGGGACGGTCCTGGCCGTCAACACCAAAGCCCAGGCCCATCCGGAAATCGTTCATCAGGATCCCTACCATGACGGGTGGCTGTGTATCCTTGAGCCGAATATGCCCAAACGAAACCACAAGGGCCTTTTTTATGAAAAAGAAAGCCTGGAATGGACCGACGGCGAAAGCCAGCGGCTGTTATCTATGATCGGGCCGGAATACATGGATCTGGCTGCCACGGGCGGAGAACCCATTGATGATGTATACGGCAGTTTCCCGGAAATCGCATGGGAAACTCTTGCAGAAAAATTTCTGGGAACCTGA
- a CDS encoding sigma-54-dependent transcriptional regulator: MDSKIRIMIVDDEMIVRQSLLTWFKKYGHEVDTAASGMEALKKLEQTPFQVMFVDIKMPGMDGLELLEKVKQDDPGIMVVIITAYGSIESAVKAMRTGASDYLLKPFKPDQLSLVMERILCQQKITQEYQYLKGHLEQITRFDNIIGQSSPMKQLYAMIPEVAQSDASVLITGETGTGKGLVARAIHAKSLRAELPFVAINCGALPDTLMESELFGHKKGAFTGATHARKGFLEIVSGGTLFLDEIGDISPKMQVDLLRVLEDKQVFSVGSETPVAVDFRLVSATRHHLEDRIRKEAFREDFYYRINVIKIRLPSLRERKDDIALLARHFMEKYSHETTKTVDRITQDAVRLLTSYDWPGNVRELENAVERAVVLSKSRTLTAGDFSFLQPARTAGPRAQTLKAVQKEHILRVLDEQDWHITRSAEILGINRATLHKIIKRDQLKKDR, from the coding sequence ATGGATAGTAAAATTCGCATCATGATCGTGGACGATGAGATGATTGTCCGGCAGTCTCTGTTGACCTGGTTTAAAAAATACGGCCATGAAGTGGACACGGCCGCATCAGGCATGGAGGCCCTGAAAAAACTGGAACAAACGCCGTTTCAGGTGATGTTTGTGGATATTAAAATGCCGGGGATGGACGGCCTGGAACTGCTGGAAAAAGTGAAACAGGATGACCCGGGTATCATGGTGGTGATCATCACTGCCTACGGCTCCATTGAAAGCGCGGTCAAAGCCATGCGCACGGGTGCCAGCGACTATCTGCTCAAACCTTTCAAGCCGGACCAGCTGTCCCTGGTGATGGAAAGGATCCTGTGCCAGCAGAAAATCACCCAGGAGTATCAGTACCTCAAAGGTCACCTGGAACAGATCACCCGGTTTGACAACATCATCGGCCAGTCATCTCCCATGAAACAACTGTATGCCATGATCCCGGAAGTGGCCCAAAGCGACGCTTCTGTTTTAATTACCGGAGAAACGGGGACGGGCAAGGGACTGGTGGCCCGGGCCATCCATGCCAAAAGCCTTCGGGCCGAGCTGCCCTTTGTTGCCATCAACTGCGGTGCATTGCCGGACACGCTCATGGAAAGTGAATTGTTCGGGCATAAAAAAGGGGCGTTCACGGGGGCGACCCATGCCAGAAAAGGGTTTCTGGAAATCGTTTCCGGCGGGACCCTGTTTCTGGATGAAATCGGTGATATCAGCCCGAAAATGCAGGTGGACCTGCTCCGGGTCCTGGAGGACAAACAGGTGTTCAGTGTGGGAAGCGAAACACCCGTGGCCGTGGATTTCCGTCTGGTTTCCGCCACCCGGCACCACCTGGAAGACCGTATCCGAAAAGAGGCATTCAGGGAAGATTTTTATTACCGGATCAATGTGATCAAGATCCGGCTGCCTTCCCTGCGGGAGCGCAAAGATGATATTGCGCTGCTGGCCAGGCATTTCATGGAAAAATACAGCCATGAAACCACGAAAACCGTGGACCGGATCACACAGGATGCCGTCAGGCTGTTGACGTCATACGACTGGCCCGGAAATGTCCGGGAACTGGAAAATGCCGTTGAACGGGCCGTGGTGTTAAGCAAATCCCGGACCCTGACGGCCGGGGATTTTTCATTTCTGCAGCCGGCCCGAACCGCCGGGCCCAGGGCTCAGACATTGAAAGCCGTCCAGAAGGAACATATTCTCCGGGTACTGGATGAACAGGACTGGCACATTACCCGGTCAGCTGAAATTTTAGGGATCAACCGGGCCACACTTCATAAAATCATTAAACGGGATCAGTTGAAAAAAGACCGATGA
- a CDS encoding PAS domain-containing sensor histidine kinase: MKTQTDTPGNHANPAVSLNIAIVGGGRTCRFFLELIKNDPVPFFDIKILGVCDKNDTAEGFELAREMGIYTTDNLYDLLNIQHLDSVLELTGSREVLLEIIRLKPEGVGVLEYNISRILRNLLHTNQQLKSTQKKLVAEKTFSSLLIQQSTAAIVIINTDFTIADVNDAYLNTVKKTKDQVIGAYCYEISHGINAPCSSVFPGVNCPMLETLRSGTNAYVIHDHPGPDGNRLYCSLNTYPIKNDEGKVVQVIEFWRDITAEFSDRWKKREKKFKSDIQKMVQEDRMISLGKLAASCAHEINNPIQGLLTFCDYMLDMLYAGRPEDDQLSQFKDHLTLMSSELERCGNIVSGMLFFARESGLEHQHIDLNEVLHAVLTLTRHKLELGNITLTTDLSPVPLMLEGDINQLQQCFLNLIFNASEAMPEGGRLAVRTWLDPKSDTACVEIRDTGYGIPEKIQDNLFDPFFTTKDVGQGTGLGLSIVHGVVKTHKGTVKIDSREGKGAAFILSFPVISPAAHDPGGG, from the coding sequence ATGAAGACCCAGACAGATACTCCCGGAAATCATGCCAACCCGGCCGTGTCACTGAATATCGCCATTGTGGGCGGTGGCCGGACCTGCCGGTTTTTCCTTGAACTGATCAAAAATGATCCCGTGCCGTTTTTTGATATTAAAATTCTGGGGGTGTGCGACAAAAACGACACGGCAGAAGGGTTTGAGCTTGCCCGGGAAATGGGGATTTATACGACGGATAATCTTTACGATCTGCTCAATATCCAGCACCTGGACAGTGTCCTGGAACTCACGGGCAGCCGGGAAGTGCTCCTTGAAATTATCCGGTTAAAACCCGAGGGCGTTGGCGTGCTCGAGTACAATATCAGCAGGATTCTTCGCAACCTGTTGCATACAAACCAGCAGCTCAAATCCACCCAGAAGAAACTGGTGGCGGAAAAAACCTTCTCCAGCCTGCTCATCCAGCAGAGTACGGCTGCCATTGTCATCATCAATACCGATTTTACCATTGCCGATGTGAATGATGCCTATCTCAATACCGTGAAAAAAACAAAGGACCAGGTGATCGGGGCCTATTGCTATGAAATTTCCCACGGTATCAACGCGCCTTGTTCCAGCGTGTTTCCCGGCGTGAACTGTCCCATGCTGGAAACCTTGAGATCCGGCACAAACGCCTATGTGATCCATGACCATCCCGGGCCGGACGGAAACCGGTTGTACTGCAGCCTGAACACCTATCCCATCAAGAATGACGAGGGAAAAGTCGTGCAGGTGATCGAGTTCTGGAGGGATATTACGGCGGAGTTTTCGGACCGGTGGAAGAAGCGGGAAAAAAAATTCAAATCCGATATCCAGAAAATGGTCCAGGAAGACCGGATGATTTCTCTGGGCAAACTGGCAGCCAGCTGCGCCCATGAAATCAACAACCCCATCCAGGGGCTTTTGACATTTTGTGATTACATGCTGGATATGTTATATGCCGGACGTCCTGAAGATGATCAGCTGTCACAGTTCAAAGACCATCTGACACTCATGTCATCGGAACTGGAGCGCTGCGGAAATATCGTTTCCGGGATGCTGTTTTTTGCCAGAGAATCCGGACTTGAGCATCAGCATATTGATTTAAACGAAGTGCTGCATGCCGTGCTCACCCTGACCCGGCACAAGCTGGAACTTGGGAATATCACTTTGACAACGGACCTGTCCCCGGTTCCGCTGATGCTGGAAGGGGATATCAACCAGCTTCAGCAGTGTTTTTTAAACCTGATTTTCAATGCCAGTGAAGCCATGCCGGAAGGGGGCCGACTGGCGGTCAGAACCTGGCTGGACCCAAAATCAGACACGGCGTGTGTGGAAATCCGGGACACGGGCTACGGGATCCCGGAAAAAATACAGGATAACCTGTTTGATCCGTTTTTTACCACAAAAGATGTGGGCCAGGGCACAGGACTTGGGCTGTCCATTGTGCACGGGGTGGTCAAAACCCACAAGGGCACAGTAAAAATCGACAGCCGGGAAGGCAAAGGCGCGGCATTTATATTGTCGTTTCCCGTGATATCTCCGGCTGCCCATGATCCTGGGGGAGGATAG
- a CDS encoding archaemetzincin family Zn-dependent metalloprotease: protein MTQQIGVVPVGEVPALVLKVIAANITACYRCPAVVLPKRPVPESAFDDRRNQYDAGIIIEQLGAWNFPACSKIVGVTSLDIFIPIFNYAYGYAVQGGDLSMISLFRLNRNADGSLPPPSLFYERAAKVALHELGHLFSLFHCHEPQCIMHFSGAITDLDQIPFYLCPDCERRLTP, encoded by the coding sequence ATGACACAGCAGATCGGGGTGGTGCCGGTGGGAGAGGTCCCGGCACTCGTACTCAAGGTGATTGCAGCCAACATTACGGCCTGTTACAGGTGTCCGGCCGTTGTTCTGCCCAAACGGCCCGTGCCTGAATCCGCGTTTGATGACCGGCGGAACCAGTATGATGCCGGTATCATCATCGAACAGCTGGGGGCATGGAATTTCCCGGCGTGTTCTAAAATTGTGGGGGTCACATCCCTGGATATTTTTATTCCCATTTTCAACTATGCATATGGGTACGCCGTCCAGGGAGGTGATCTTTCCATGATTTCGCTGTTCAGGCTGAACAGGAACGCCGACGGATCGTTGCCGCCGCCGTCTTTGTTTTACGAACGGGCGGCAAAAGTCGCACTCCACGAACTCGGGCACCTGTTCAGTCTGTTCCACTGCCATGAACCCCAATGCATCATGCATTTTTCCGGTGCCATCACGGATCTGGACCAGATTCCTTTTTATCTTTGCCCGGACTGCGAAAGGCGCCTGACCCCGTGA